TGACCTCGGCGCCGAACTCCTTGCCGATCACCGCGGCCTGGGTGTAGTGGTCGCGGTGCACGTGGGTGACCAGGAACCGGCGGATGTCACGGACGCTGAAGCCGATCGAGGCGAGCGAGGACTCCAGCAGCGTGCGGGCCTCCTCGATCGCCCACCCGCCGTCGACCAGCGTGAGCCCCTCGTCGGAGGCGAGCACGTAGACGTTGACCGCGCGCAGGCCGTCCATCGGCAGCGGCAGCGGGATCCGGTGGACGCCCGGTGCCACCTCGTAGGCGCCGGGCTCGGTCCACTCCCCCGAGCCGGTCGACTGGTAGCCGGTGGTCGCCGCTTCGTTGCTCATGCCAACTACTCTCCCAGGCCCGGTCAGGCGTCGGGCGTCAGGTCCGGCAGACCGAGATCGAGGTTCGGCACTTGCAACCCGCCGTCGACCTCCAGGATCTTGCCGGTGAGGTACGCCCCCGCGGGCGAGCTGAGGTAGAGCACCGCCGCGGCGATCTCCTCGGGCCGGCCCACCCGGCCGAGCGGGGTGCTGGACTCCATCTGCCCCATGATCTTCTCGTCCGAGGCGACGTACTCGAGCGCGGACGTCAGCACCGAGCCCACTCCGACCGCGTTGACCCGTACCAGCGGTGCGAGGTCGGTGGCGGCGAGCTTCGTGTAGTGGCTCAGCGCGGCCTTGGCCGTGCCGTAGGCGAGGTAGCCGCGACCGGCGACCCGGCCGATCACCGAGGAGATGTTGACGACCGATCCACCGCCGTCCTTCAGCAGGTGGGGTACGGCGGCGCGGGTGAGCGCGTGCGCGGTGTTGACGTTGAAGTGGAACGCGTCAGCGAGGTAGGCGGGGTCGGTGTCCATCAAGGCGTTCGGGATGCTGCCCCCGACGTTGTTGACGATGATGTCGAGGCGACCGAAGGCCTCGACCGCGGCGTCGGCGAGCCCCGCCGCGGCGTCGAGGTCGCTGAGGTCGGCCGGGACGACGTGGGCCCGGCGTCCGGTCGCGCGCACCTGTTCGGCGACCTTCTCCAGCTGGTTGGCATGCCGGGCGCTGATGACCACGTCGGCACCGGCCTCGGCGAGCGCCACGGCGGTGGCCGCACCGATGCCGCGGCCGGCGCCGGTGACCACCGCGACGCGATCGTCGACACGGAAGGAGTCCAGGATTCCCATCGGCGGAATGTAACAGGTTCTAGTTTGCGGCGAGGGGGATCCGCGGACCCGTCGCGGGGTGCTCCGAGAGCCAGCAGTGGGTGTAGGAGTAGATCGACGGCATGCACCGGTTGCAGTGGATGCAGGCACTCTGGGCGGTCTCGCCCTCCTGCATCCGCCGCAGCAGGTCCGGTTCGCGCAGCAGCGCGCGCGCCATGCCGACGAACGCGAAGCCCTCCTCCATCGCCAGGTCCATCGACGCACGCGTCGAGATGCCCCCGAGCAGGATGAGCGGCATCTCGAGCGCCGTACGGAACTCCCGCGCCTGCGGCAGGAGGTAGGCGTCCTCGTAGGGGTAGGACTTCATGAACTTCGCGCCGACGTACTTCATCCCCACGCGCACCAGCGGCGGCATCACCCGGCGGAACTCCTCGACCGGCGCCTCGCCGCGGAAGAGGTACATCGGGTTCAGCAGCGAGCTGCCCGCGGTCAGCTGCAGGGCATCGAGGTTCCCGTCGGCCTCGAGCATCCGCGCGACCTCGACGCTCTCGGGGAGGTTGAAGCCACCGGGCGCGCCGTCCTTCATGCCGTACTTCGCGATGAGCGCGACCTCATCGCCGACCTCGTCGCGCACAGCCCGGGCGACCTGCCGGGCGAGCCGCGCGCGGTTCTCCAGGCTGCCGCCCCACCGGTCAGTGCGCCGGTTGAGCACCGGGGACAGGA
The nucleotide sequence above comes from Nocardioides massiliensis. Encoded proteins:
- a CDS encoding SDR family oxidoreductase, with protein sequence MGILDSFRVDDRVAVVTGAGRGIGAATAVALAEAGADVVISARHANQLEKVAEQVRATGRRAHVVPADLSDLDAAAGLADAAVEAFGRLDIIVNNVGGSIPNALMDTDPAYLADAFHFNVNTAHALTRAAVPHLLKDGGGSVVNISSVIGRVAGRGYLAYGTAKAALSHYTKLAATDLAPLVRVNAVGVGSVLTSALEYVASDEKIMGQMESSTPLGRVGRPEEIAAAVLYLSSPAGAYLTGKILEVDGGLQVPNLDLGLPDLTPDA
- a CDS encoding NADH:flavin oxidoreductase, encoding MSTDVFSPGRLGPLTLRNRTIKAATFEARSPGGLVSPDLIDYHVAVAEGGVGMTTVAYLAVSPEGRTDRAAIHLREEALPGLVRLTDAVHAAGALVSGQLGHAGPVGNGRSNGAHAIAASRMPSPLSMQFIRSATERDLTRVTKDFVAAARLGVRAGLDCLELHFGHNYLVSSFLSPVLNRRTDRWGGSLENRARLARQVARAVRDEVGDEVALIAKYGMKDGAPGGFNLPESVEVARMLEADGNLDALQLTAGSSLLNPMYLFRGEAPVEEFRRVMPPLVRVGMKYVGAKFMKSYPYEDAYLLPQAREFRTALEMPLILLGGISTRASMDLAMEEGFAFVGMARALLREPDLLRRMQEGETAQSACIHCNRCMPSIYSYTHCWLSEHPATGPRIPLAAN